A portion of the Ciona intestinalis unplaced genomic scaffold, KH HT001167.1, whole genome shotgun sequence genome contains these proteins:
- the LOC100180813 gene encoding uncharacterized protein LOC100180813: MQSTANRIPVFTYTKMHVNPPITSITEQCWWAESSNVPHHVNEYNKRRLKNNFKRPKTCKTDHSRNIRVTKQRPKTASHKPNTATMKVTGEKYISHPDKTNTTSADVSVPSTSSHSRSSTPDHLLMHEVYDTYSHSFTHAPLLLRRPVSRMSNFDHDQLSCQGDFRQSAMEFLLQKLELEAETVTPVTVECPTPTKQRVAIDITLCDSTGSLLCNRSVNHGLKEPIEEDTQIEYVMQCKADARSLFLSPKKEDELPRSKSKFKKRQQKPSKRKSAIKKRIEPQKKSVEYETTESYVSTQCINDCIIQEKRYKDPEEIVTQMSHLGLNQPLEESDLGSLLRQKSCPNFKLTSKELDEPTPKKSGLKDEEKELSLKQKGKRIPIQIISDPFKCIGEKSIGKLEKIEKKKRPHSCMPRPNSTWCGFSDGRMSSIA; this comes from the exons ATGCAAAGCACTGCAAATCGGATTCCTGTGTTCACTTATACGAAAATGCATGTCAACCCACCCATAACTAGTATAACTGAACAGTGTTGGTG GGCTGAGTCAAGTAATGTCCCACACCATGTAAATGAATACAATAAAAGGAggcttaaaaataatttcaaaagaCCAAAGACTTGTAAAACAG ACCACAGCAGAAATATCAGAGTTACTAAACAACGCCCAAAAACTGCTTCACACAAGCCCAACACAGCAACAATGAAAG TAACCGGTGAAAAATACATCAGTCATCcagataaaacaaacacaacttCAGCTGATGTTTCAGTACCTTCAACATCAAGCCATAGccg GTCTTCTACCCCTGACCATTTGCTaatgcatgaggtgtatgacacATATTCACACTCTTTTACACAT gcCCCTCTATTGCTGCGACGACCAGTATCAAGAATGTCAAATTTTGATCATGATCAACTTTCTTGTCAAGGTGATTTCAGGCAATCTGCAATGGAATTTTTACTTCAAAAACTTGAACTTGAGGCAGAAACGGTGACACCTGTAACTGTTGAATGTCCAACTCCAACAAAACAACGGGTTGCTATCGATATAACTCTTTGTGATAGCACGGGCTCCTTATTGTGCAACAGATCAGTAAATCATGGGCTAAAAGAACCTATTGAAGAGGACACGCAGATAGAATATGTGATGCAATGCAAAGCAGATGCAAGAAGTTTGTTTCTTTCACCAAAAAAGGAAGATGAATTACCAAG GTCCAAAAGCAAGTTTAAAAAGAGGCAACAGAAGCCATCCAAACGAAAGTCTGCAATCAAGAAGAGGATTGaaccacaaaaaaaatctgttgAATATGAAACCACTGAGAGTTATGTTTCTACCCAATGCATTAATGACTGTATCATACAAG aaaaaaggTATAAAGACCCAGAAGAGATCGTCACACAGATGTCTCATCTAGGATTAAATCAACCACTGGAAGAGAGTGATTTAGGAAGTTTATTGCGTCAAAAATCTTGTCCAAATTT caaGCTGACGAGCAAAGAATTGGATGAACCAACTCCTAAAAAATCTGGTTTAAAAGATGAAGAGAAA GAATTAAGCTTGAAGCAGAAGGGAAAAAGAATTCCCATTCAAATTATTTCCGATCCTTTCAAATGCATTGGTGAAAAAAGTATTGGAAAATTGGAAAAGATTGAAAAAAAGAAGCGGCCACATTCTTGTATGCCTCGTCCTAACAGTACATGGTGTGGCTTCAGTGATGGAAGA ATGTCTTCAATTGCATAA
- the LOC100178445 gene encoding uncharacterized protein LOC100178445 isoform X2, whose translation MRLLLLTCAVLLMEVAVNGVEESCGISGTGGYENGMQFTSLKDDGTSYACRCGGFGCRKMSCEKILKPATTTTEPTIVTNEEDEDNDDAIIGMVPGQPVVIEPVVAQPSIANPIIRHPVNPRPVVQRPVILLPQQPIHQYTNIGDIEARLTDPCFDRVSRRTFQRGDEFYRTKKNHPRKKCVCPSRGPNQITCRPANCDMASTPLIPASYTGSSFGGCYDAWNQREYASGAQYTRTRFMDPALTINGTYSCSCSGGMMRCSAIDIPCCDTETGQWVNRDEKFFVMSNSFSAKCVCQRGRQRYSHCISLETPGGQQGRCYDSRGSRHVDVGSNFQQDRGYRGIWSCTCNRSLRLICRYVSSSRQG comes from the exons ATGCGGCTTTTGTTACTTACTTGTGCAGTTCTGCTTATGGAGGTTGCTGTCAACG GAGTGGAAGAAAGTTGCGGTATAAGTGGTACCGGAGGCTATGAAAACGGAATGCAATTCACCAGTCTCAAGGATGATGGCACTTCGTATGCGTGTCGATGTGGTGGTTTCGGCTGTCGAAAGATGAGTTGCGAAAAAATCTTAAAGCCAGCGACAACCACAACAGAGCCAACTATTGTTACAAACGAAGAAGATGAAGACAACGACGATGCAATAATTGGAATGGTTCCTGGACAGCCTGTTGTGATCGAACCAGTCGTTGCGCAGCCTTCAATTGCAAATCCAATTATCCGACATCCAGTTAACCCTAGGCCGGTCGTACAGCGACCAGTCATTCTACTTCCACAACAGCCGATTcatcaatacacaaatattGGTGACATAGAAGCGAGGTTGACCGATCCCTGTTTCGACAGAGTAAGCCGCCGTACTTTTCAACGCGGAGATGAGTTTTACAGAACGAAGAAAAATCATCCTAGAAAGAAATGTGTCTGCCCTTCCCGCGGGCCAAATCAAATAACTTGCCGTCCTGCTAACTGTGATATGGCGTCTACCCCGTTGATACCAGCTTCTTACACCGGATCAAGCTTCG GCGGGTGCTATGATGCGTGGAACCAGAGAGAGTATGCAAGTGGTGCTCAATACACACGAACAAGGTTCATGGATCCTGCTTTAACTATAAACGGAACGTACAGTTGCAGTTGTAGTGGTGGAATGATGCGATGCTCAG CTATCGACATACCTTGCTGTGATACGGAGACGGGACAATGGGTAAATAGGGATGAGAAGTTTTTTGTAATGTCGAATTCGTTTTCTGCAAAGTGTGTTTGTCAAAGAGGACGACAACGCTATAGTCATTGCATTTCATTAGAAACACCAG gTGGTCAGCAAGGCCGGTGCTACGACAGTAGAGGAAGTCGCCACGTTGACGTTGGTTCGAACTTCCAGCAGGACCGTGGATATCGTGGAATTTGGTCGTGTACATGCAACAGAAGTTTACGACTGATCTGTCGCTATGTGTCAA GCTCACGGCAAGGTTGA
- the LOC100178445 gene encoding uncharacterized protein LOC100178445 isoform X1, translated as MRLLLLTCAVLLMEVAVNGVEESCGISGTGGYENGMQFTSLKDDGTSYACRCGGFGCRKMSCEKILKPATTTTEPTIVTNEEDEDNDDAIIGMVPGQPVVIEPVVAQPSIANPIIRHPVNPRPVVQRPVILLPQQPIHQYTNIGDIEARLTDPCFDRVSRRTFQRGDEFYRTKKNHPRKKCVCPSRGPNQITCRPANCDMASTPLIPASYTGSSFGGCYDAWNQREYASGAQYTRTRFMDPALTINGTYSCSCSGGMMRCSAIDIPCCDTETGQWVNRDEKFFVMSNSFSAKCVCQRGRQRYSHCISLETPGSIRITGGQQGRCYDSRGSRHVDVGSNFQQDRGYRGIWSCTCNRSLRLICRYVSSSRQG; from the exons ATGCGGCTTTTGTTACTTACTTGTGCAGTTCTGCTTATGGAGGTTGCTGTCAACG GAGTGGAAGAAAGTTGCGGTATAAGTGGTACCGGAGGCTATGAAAACGGAATGCAATTCACCAGTCTCAAGGATGATGGCACTTCGTATGCGTGTCGATGTGGTGGTTTCGGCTGTCGAAAGATGAGTTGCGAAAAAATCTTAAAGCCAGCGACAACCACAACAGAGCCAACTATTGTTACAAACGAAGAAGATGAAGACAACGACGATGCAATAATTGGAATGGTTCCTGGACAGCCTGTTGTGATCGAACCAGTCGTTGCGCAGCCTTCAATTGCAAATCCAATTATCCGACATCCAGTTAACCCTAGGCCGGTCGTACAGCGACCAGTCATTCTACTTCCACAACAGCCGATTcatcaatacacaaatattGGTGACATAGAAGCGAGGTTGACCGATCCCTGTTTCGACAGAGTAAGCCGCCGTACTTTTCAACGCGGAGATGAGTTTTACAGAACGAAGAAAAATCATCCTAGAAAGAAATGTGTCTGCCCTTCCCGCGGGCCAAATCAAATAACTTGCCGTCCTGCTAACTGTGATATGGCGTCTACCCCGTTGATACCAGCTTCTTACACCGGATCAAGCTTCG GCGGGTGCTATGATGCGTGGAACCAGAGAGAGTATGCAAGTGGTGCTCAATACACACGAACAAGGTTCATGGATCCTGCTTTAACTATAAACGGAACGTACAGTTGCAGTTGTAGTGGTGGAATGATGCGATGCTCAG CTATCGACATACCTTGCTGTGATACGGAGACGGGACAATGGGTAAATAGGGATGAGAAGTTTTTTGTAATGTCGAATTCGTTTTCTGCAAAGTGTGTTTGTCAAAGAGGACGACAACGCTATAGTCATTGCATTTCATTAGAAACACCAGGTTCGATTAGAATTACAG gTGGTCAGCAAGGCCGGTGCTACGACAGTAGAGGAAGTCGCCACGTTGACGTTGGTTCGAACTTCCAGCAGGACCGTGGATATCGTGGAATTTGGTCGTGTACATGCAACAGAAGTTTACGACTGATCTGTCGCTATGTGTCAA GCTCACGGCAAGGTTGA
- the LOC108950931 gene encoding macrophage mannose receptor 1-like isoform X2, giving the protein MITKIFTLWLLNLYTTQHYVQGYVELANGIMYEVVTDLKNFNDAEAYCRNLDGLLLYSITSTSVQNALSNAITSNLTWNAHSSYWIGLDDTITEGIFIWNKGEALGSGDYTNFHSSVGAQSHENKDCVNIDKASSWQWLASNCAERKPFICQKATCQHQPNIGPTGTRTDIPALDCPVSCPAFQDCINKVCRCNVIFKEDSRNCDESSGITATHEEVLDGKTYLFFKEQARYTEASDFCKDTWGRLAMPKSKVVNDFIYTKARMHLLAFDSTVWIGLLQTNPQNFYEKDEWAFSDYESVNLPPEFGEIRRIRHKRVFIIRANTWLYFTFHGTMAVLIITATIN; this is encoded by the exons ATGATCACGAAGATATTCACATTATGGTTATTAAACTTGT ATACAACGCAGCACTATGTCCAAGGAT ATGTGGAGCTGGCTAATGGAATAATGTATGAAGTTGTCACTGatcttaaaaactttaatgatGCTGAAGCTTACTGCAGAAATTTAGATGGACTACTGCTTTACTCG aTAACAAGTACATCAGTACAAAATGCACTGAGTAATGCTATAACAAGCAACCTAACCTGGAATGCCCACTCTTCCTATTGGATTGGCTTAGATGATACCATAACCGAAG GAATATTTATATGGAACAAAGGGGAGGCTTTAGGCAGTGGTGATTATACTAACTTCCACTCTTCAGTTGGAGCACAATCACATGAAAATAAAGACTGTGTGAACATTGACAAAGCTAGTTCTTGGCAGTGGTTAGCCAGTAACTGTGCAGAAAGGAAACCATTCATTTGTCAAAAAG cTACTTGCCAACATCAGCCTAATATTGGTCCAACGGGCACAAGAACTG ACATCCCAGCACTTGACTGCCCTGTCAGCTGCCCTGCTTTTCAAGATTGCATTAACAAAGTGTGCAGGTGCAATGTTATTTTCAAAGAGGATTCCAGAAACTGTGATGAGTCTTcag GCATAACAGCAACACATGAGGAAGTATTGGATGGTAAGacttatcttttttttaaagaacagGCAAGGTATACAGAGGCTTCAGATTTTTGCAAAg ACACCTGGGGTCGCTTAGCCATGCCAAAATCAAAGGTTGTGAATGATTTTATCTACACAAAAGCACGCATGCACCTCTTGGCTTTTGACTCTACAGTATGGATTGGATTACTTCAAACCAACCCACAAAACTTTTATGAGAAAGATGAATGGGCATTTTCAGATTATGAATCTGTTAACTTGCCACCAGAGTTTGGAG aaattaGGAGAATACGGCATAAGCgagtttttataattcgtgCCAACACATGGTTATACTTTACGTTCCATGGCACTATGGCAGTGTTAATAATAACGGCGACTATTAATTAA
- the LOC108950931 gene encoding uncharacterized protein LOC108950931 isoform X4: protein MITKIFTLWLLNLYTTQHYVQGYVELANGIMYEVVTDLKNFNDAEAYCRNLDGLLLYSITSTSVQNALSNAITSNLTWNAHSSYWIGLDDTITEGIFIWNKGEALGSGDYTNFHSSVGAQSHENKDCVNIDKASSWQWLASNCAERKPFICQKATCQHQPNIGPTGTRTDIPALDCPVSCPAFQDCINKVCRCNVIFKEDSRNCDESSGITATHEEVLDGKTYLFFKEQARYTEASDFCKDI from the exons ATGATCACGAAGATATTCACATTATGGTTATTAAACTTGT ATACAACGCAGCACTATGTCCAAGGAT ATGTGGAGCTGGCTAATGGAATAATGTATGAAGTTGTCACTGatcttaaaaactttaatgatGCTGAAGCTTACTGCAGAAATTTAGATGGACTACTGCTTTACTCG aTAACAAGTACATCAGTACAAAATGCACTGAGTAATGCTATAACAAGCAACCTAACCTGGAATGCCCACTCTTCCTATTGGATTGGCTTAGATGATACCATAACCGAAG GAATATTTATATGGAACAAAGGGGAGGCTTTAGGCAGTGGTGATTATACTAACTTCCACTCTTCAGTTGGAGCACAATCACATGAAAATAAAGACTGTGTGAACATTGACAAAGCTAGTTCTTGGCAGTGGTTAGCCAGTAACTGTGCAGAAAGGAAACCATTCATTTGTCAAAAAG cTACTTGCCAACATCAGCCTAATATTGGTCCAACGGGCACAAGAACTG ACATCCCAGCACTTGACTGCCCTGTCAGCTGCCCTGCTTTTCAAGATTGCATTAACAAAGTGTGCAGGTGCAATGTTATTTTCAAAGAGGATTCCAGAAACTGTGATGAGTCTTcag GCATAACAGCAACACATGAGGAAGTATTGGATGGTAAGacttatcttttttttaaagaacagGCAAGGTATACAGAGGCTTCAGATTTTTGCAAAg ATATTTAG